AAAGCCAGGCGTGCGATTTCTTCTATGGCCTCATCATTGAATTCAAGAGAAACCTCTTCTGCATTGAACAAAGCTTGGTATTGCTTGGTCAAGGCATTTTTTGGCTCGCGCAAAATTCTGGAAAAATCTGATTGAGTCAGACTTTGCAGCTCCACACGGATCGGGAATCTACCTTGTAATTCAGGGATCAAATCAGAAGGTTTGGACACATGAAAAGCACCGGCAGCGATGAATAGAACATGATCTGTGTTGATCACTCCGTACTTGGTATTCACTGCTGACCCTTCTACAATAGGCAGCAAATCCCGCTGTACTCCTTCCCGACTTACATCAGGACCTCCACCGTTCTTTCCGGATTTAGAGGCTATTTTATCAACTTCATCTATGAATATGATACCATTGTTTTCTGCAAGCTTGATGGCTTCTTCCTTTACCTCATCAAAATCCACCAGCTTAGCCATTTCATCTTCCAAGAGGATCTTACGAGCTTCAGAAATACTTACTTTACGTTTTTTAGTCTTCTTCGGCATCATATTGGAAATCATATCCTGAAGACCGGACATGCTGGCATCATCCATCATTCCATTTCCGATCATGCCCACACCCACAGGAGAGCTGGCTTTGACATTGATCTCAATTTTCCTATCGTCCAGTTCACCTTCTCGGAGCTTTTCGCGAAAACGGTCCCGGGTTCTTTCATTCAGCTCGGCATCACTGCTAGGCTCTGAGTCATCTTCTACATTTGCCGGGACATTTCTGGTAAATCCTGCGCTCTTCACTGGAGGAATCAAAATATCCAAGATCAACTCTTCTACTGCCTCTGCAGCTTTGATTTTTACCTCTTCATTTTTTTGCTCACGCACCAAAGCCACTGCCTGCTCTACCAGGTCACGTACCATACTTTCCACATCCCGACCTACATAGCCTACTTCTGTGAATTTGGACGCTTCCACCTTGGTAAAAGGCGCATTGGCTACTTTGGCTAGCCGCCTGGCGATTTCTGTCTTACCCACTCCCGTGGAACCTATCATCAAAATATTGTTTGGGACTATATCCTTTTGGATATCCGTCTTGACCATCAGCCTTCTGATCCTGTTTCGAAGCGCAATAGCCACGTTTCGCTTGGCATCATTTTGACCTATGATATATTTGTCCAGTTCAGCGACAATCTGTCTGGGCGTAAGTGAAAGTATCTTTTCCATGTTGTTAGCTTAAAGTGTACTCAGAGGATTGTGGTGGGTTCCCATCTGAGTAGGAGTTGGTTTGTTTCTCAAATTGAAGAAAAAAGGGAGGAACTCCCCCCTTTCCCATGCTTATTTATCTTTTCCGTTTTCGGACTGAAAATTGAATTGTAGTGGATGATCGACTTTGCCTTTCAGCAAAGCAATATCCAGCACCTCTTCTACTCTTTCCACAAAATGGAATTCTAGTCCTTTGATGTATTGTGCATCGATTTCTTCGATATCACGCTGATTCTTTTTACAAAGAATGATTTCTTTGATCCCTGCACGTTTGGCTGCCAGGATTTTTTCTTTGATTCCACCTACAGGCATCACTTTACCTATAAGGCTGATTTCTCCGGTCATGGCTACTTTAGCTTTCACTTTTCTTTGGGTGAAAACGGATGCCATCGCAGTAAGCATGGTGATTCCTGCAGAAGGCCCATCTTTTGGCACAGCTCCGGCCGGTACGTGAATGTGTAGATCGTACTGATCAAAAACCCGATGATCTATGCCCAGTTTGTCTGCTTTGGACCTTAGGTAAGAGAGTGCGGTCATGGCTGATTCCTTCATCACATCTCCCAATTGGCCAGACAGGGTAAGTTTACCCTTTCCTCGGCTTAGGCTTGTTTCTATAAATAGAATTTCTCCACCCACACTGGTCCAGGCTAGGCCAGTCACGACGCCAGCGGTATTGTTATCAGTATAGGATTCCTTATCAAATATTTCCGAACCTAGGATTTTTCTTACAGCTGCTGGTGTGATTTTAGGGGAATATTCCTCTTCCATTGCGATGGATTTGGCGATATTTCTTACCACTTTACCTATGGCTCTTTCCAGACTTCGCACACCTGATTCACGGGTGTAATCTTCGATCAATTTTACTAATGCAGCTTTTTCAAAGGAAATTTGCTTGGCTTTTAAGCCGTGCTCTTTTCTCTGCTTGGGCACCAAATGCCTCTTGGCGATTTCGACTTTCTCCTCCTGCGTATATCCGGTTACTTCTATGATTTCCATTCTGTCACGCAAAGCCGGCTGAATGGAATCCAGGGAGTTGGCCGTAGCGATGAAGAGCACCTTACTCAAATCATATTCCACTTCCAGGTAATTATCCAGGAAGGCGTTGTTTTGCTCAGGATCCAAAACCTCCAAAAAAGCAGAAGAAGGGTCCCCTCTAAAATCTGAGGAAAGTTTATCAATCTCATCCAGCACATAGACAGGATTGGATGTTTTTACTTTTTTCATATTCTGGATGATCTTACCTGGCATAGCGCCTATGTAAGTTTTGCGATGCCCACGAATCTCTGATTCATCGTGCATGCCACCCAGCGACATCCTGACATACTTCCGCCCTAAAGCTGCCGCAATGGATTTACCCAAGGAGGTTTTGCCCACACCAGGAGGTCCATAAAGACATAGTATCGGTCCTTTCAAATCATTCTTCAACTTCAGAACCGCCAAGTACTCAATGATTCTTTCTTTGACTTTTTCCAAGCCAAAGTGATCACTATCCAGTACTTTCTTGGCATGCTTCAGGTCAAAATTATCCTGCGTAAACTCATTCCAAGGCAGATCCACCATGGTTTCAACATAGTTCAGTGCGATGGGATACTCAGCAGCCGATGGATTGATTCTTAAGATCTTATCCAGTTCCTTATCGAAATGTTTTTTGACTTCTGCGGGCCAGTCCTTCTTGGCTCCGCGTATCCTGAGATCCTCGACTTCCTTTTCAGGCCCTTCCTCACCTAGCTCAGTTTGCAGGACTTTCATCTGCTGACGCAGGAAGTAGTCCCGCTGCTGCTGATCTATATCCGTATGGACTTTCTTTTGAATCTCCGATTTCAATTCCAGCATTTGGATATCCTTCAGCATGTATTCCAAGAGCAAGGTAGCCCGCTCTACACCATCGTTGATTTCCAAAAGGCGCTGTTTGGACTCTACCGGAGCGTTGATATTGGAAGAGAGAAAATGCGTGAGAAAAGGAGTATTATCAATATTATCCAGTGCGACCTGAGCTTCTCTTGGGATTTCCGGATTCAAATGCAGAATCCGGGTTGCAGATTCCTTGAGGGATTCCTCCAGGGCCTGGATTTTCTTTGAGCTTTTCGGGAAATTCTCTTCTAGGTACTCGGCTCTAGCAATGAAGTACGGATCATCCGTAATCTGCTCGGAAATTTTAAAGCGCTTTTTGCCTTGGATAATGATCGTAGTATTTCCATCCGGAAGCACGATCATCTTAATGATTTTAGCCAGGGTACCTACTTGATAAATATCCTCCCATGCCGGGTCATCTATATTGGGATTGATCTGGGCACATACACCGATCAGCTTGTTGCCTTTTTGGGCTTTTTTGACCAGGCGGATAGAGCGCTGTCTTCCCACAGTGATGGGGATGACCACGCCGGGGAACAACACAGTATTGCGAACAGAGAGAATCGGGATCTCTTCCTCTAGGACTTCCTTACCCTGCGTTTCATCCTCCTCATCCGTGATCAATTGAATCAGATCACCTTCTCCGGCAAATTCACCGACCATTAGATTTTGAAATGCAGAATTTTCGAATTGATTCATATAGACAGATTGACAGCCACGCTGTCTGTTTTATGCTAAAATAAAAGAAGAACCTTCAAAAAACGAAGGTTCTTCCAAAAAGGTCAAGGGCTGTGCCAAAGGGAGAAGTGGTCAGAATGGCAGTTTTAATCCCTAATATAGGCTGGGTCAATTTCTCTCAACATATAGCTATTGTATTCCGAATAGAAAATCTTCCCTCTGGACAGAAATATAAGCGGAGAGCCAGAATACTGTCTATTATAAATATAGATGTCTTTTACCGGAGCTTGATTATAGCTAGTCATATCTAGCTTACGTAGGGTATTTCCAAGAAGGACATAAACTGCATTTCCGATTGGCATGGCTACATTCCCATTGGAATACCCTAGGTAAGGATATTGCGCTAGTTCTACCCAGTCTTCTTGAGCTTTATCAAATCGCATCAGCCTGGTAGCCCTTAAATCATTATCATTGATTTCATGGACAAAGCCATATACCTGACCTTTAAATTCAAATGTGGTCTCAAAATCCCAGTAGTCGTTTACCTTAAAAGTCTTATTCCATTTACTCCAAGTTTTTGTGGAAAGGTTAAACCTATATCCTTCCTCTACTTTTTGAACATCAATCTCATCAATATAATAGCCTCCTCCGAAGTATAAATAACCGCC
This genomic window from Algoriphagus sp. TR-M9 contains:
- the hslU gene encoding ATP-dependent protease ATPase subunit HslU translates to MEKILSLTPRQIVAELDKYIIGQNDAKRNVAIALRNRIRRLMVKTDIQKDIVPNNILMIGSTGVGKTEIARRLAKVANAPFTKVEASKFTEVGYVGRDVESMVRDLVEQAVALVREQKNEEVKIKAAEAVEELILDILIPPVKSAGFTRNVPANVEDDSEPSSDAELNERTRDRFREKLREGELDDRKIEINVKASSPVGVGMIGNGMMDDASMSGLQDMISNMMPKKTKKRKVSISEARKILLEDEMAKLVDFDEVKEEAIKLAENNGIIFIDEVDKIASKSGKNGGGPDVSREGVQRDLLPIVEGSAVNTKYGVINTDHVLFIAAGAFHVSKPSDLIPELQGRFPIRVELQSLTQSDFSRILREPKNALTKQYQALFNAEEVSLEFNDEAIEEIARLAFLINQEVENIGARRLHTVMSQLLNDFLFDVPDTITANSKIMVTREMVQDRLSTLVQNRDLSQYIL
- the lon gene encoding endopeptidase La gives rise to the protein MNQFENSAFQNLMVGEFAGEGDLIQLITDEEDETQGKEVLEEEIPILSVRNTVLFPGVVIPITVGRQRSIRLVKKAQKGNKLIGVCAQINPNIDDPAWEDIYQVGTLAKIIKMIVLPDGNTTIIIQGKKRFKISEQITDDPYFIARAEYLEENFPKSSKKIQALEESLKESATRILHLNPEIPREAQVALDNIDNTPFLTHFLSSNINAPVESKQRLLEINDGVERATLLLEYMLKDIQMLELKSEIQKKVHTDIDQQQRDYFLRQQMKVLQTELGEEGPEKEVEDLRIRGAKKDWPAEVKKHFDKELDKILRINPSAAEYPIALNYVETMVDLPWNEFTQDNFDLKHAKKVLDSDHFGLEKVKERIIEYLAVLKLKNDLKGPILCLYGPPGVGKTSLGKSIAAALGRKYVRMSLGGMHDESEIRGHRKTYIGAMPGKIIQNMKKVKTSNPVYVLDEIDKLSSDFRGDPSSAFLEVLDPEQNNAFLDNYLEVEYDLSKVLFIATANSLDSIQPALRDRMEIIEVTGYTQEEKVEIAKRHLVPKQRKEHGLKAKQISFEKAALVKLIEDYTRESGVRSLERAIGKVVRNIAKSIAMEEEYSPKITPAAVRKILGSEIFDKESYTDNNTAGVVTGLAWTSVGGEILFIETSLSRGKGKLTLSGQLGDVMKESAMTALSYLRSKADKLGIDHRVFDQYDLHIHVPAGAVPKDGPSAGITMLTAMASVFTQRKVKAKVAMTGEISLIGKVMPVGGIKEKILAAKRAGIKEIILCKKNQRDIEEIDAQYIKGLEFHFVERVEEVLDIALLKGKVDHPLQFNFQSENGKDK